The stretch of DNA CTCTCGAGGACCTCTAGGGGGATTGGAGGGGAAAGATACCCAAACCCTTATTCCCTTTTTTGGGATTTGCTTGTGAGAGCCATTAATTGGAATAtctggcttgaaagaaatgTATGCATTTTCAATGCCAATTGTGTCTTGTTTGTTTCCATTATCTTGAAGATTGACCGCATGTTAATTTCTTGGTTCAATGCAGCGTCTGAGTCTAAAAAGGCGAAACTCGATGATCTTGTGTCTAAGATCAAGAGAAGCCTGGAGTTCCTGAGCCCAATGATGCGGTGCAGGCTGCCCCGCCGTCGAGACCTCTTTCCCCGGGTGAGATCTAGTTCTTACTGCCATGTATCCCTAAAGGAACTCCTCCTCCTTTAAGTTTCTCTTTTTCTGCCTCCCTCTGTTGGgctttttgtatttcttctctTACCACTTCTGGTGGTGTTTTTGTAGAGCCTTGGCtctttttgttactttttcccgttaatgaaataaatgtgattcatccaccttttaaaaaaaactactgTTAGTTGTTGAGTTggaaaatttgataatttaaacttaaatttgttgaaaaaaggtacaaatagtaaaaaaaacaaatgaaagatACAAAAATGAGAAGCCGAAATGATCAGGTTGTCGAATCATCGAAAGACTGACTAAGCCCATGTGTAGATCAATGGGTTCTAACTGTCTAAAACTGGGTTAAAccgggtcaataattaaatataaaaaaatattataataattaataatgagcaaatataatattaaacccataattatattataaaaaacctactcaaactttgatatttaaattgataatcgATCTTATAAACAGAGTGagtttttctaattatgtcatttatttttttacattatttttaatatttacaaatttaatatattaatatataattatcaaactctctcggtgttatttatttatttatttatttattttgatttttgttaaaataaataagaaatttaattcactaatttttttatatctcaattgagtttttttattttgtttttaaatttttcttatatttttttatttaattagaatacttttaatttttatatttttttataataaaaattacactcatttattgtttttatttttcttaataaattaaatttttttagaaaagtatttacataacacattaatatatttttatttttttaaatgttaatttttattggactgtttatgatatatatatgaattctaTTTAtcgattataaattataaattaatattaataaatatacacgattttgtagctttctaatgagaaaataataataaattattaaatattataaaaatttaaacatcagACGATTGACCCGTCAATCGGTCCCGGGAACACCCTGATTGATCCCGATTTTTATAATCTGGATCAGTGATACCCGTGACCActactatttttttctccaatatTTGACATCAACATCAATTCTCACTTTCCAAGAAGATCGGCAAGACCACAAGCAACTGGCCGCAAAAAGAATACGCCCATGTTTCTAGATGCCGTTGTTGCTCTCGTCCTCCATGCTCCCCATTCACTAATATCTTATACTAAAAAACTCACACTTTTTCCCAAACAAAAGTAGCAATAGCTAAGCCAGGAATCAAGGCAAATGGAAAAAGCTTGTGATGCAAAACCTCTGACTTTTCCCAAAGATTATTATCTTCACCAATAGCTTGTGTTAGTAAACAATGACCCTGCGGCCCaacttgcttttcattttctctctttttgttcttttctttcatcaCAATCCACACACAGAGCGCACACAGCGTAATAAATTCGTATGTACATAAATGGTGGCAAGTTTTAAGGGAGAGTGATAAACGAGATGCAACGGTTACAATGAATCCGATGCACACACGGCTCGGAACGTTATCCTCGCCTCGTCCACCAGCCCGTGCTTCCCCGGCGGTGTGACACGTGTCTCCTCCGAAGCTTCGCAAAACGCAAGGATAAGCTGGAGCTTTTTAGATAAATAGTCATTCATCTTTGCTGCCAATAGCTAAAGACATCCATCTCATTCCCAATTGAGGACCATTGGTGCAGCgagagagacccacaggggagagagagagagagagagagagagagagagagagagagatcaaaGCCTTTGATCATGGATCATGCGGCCGATGCTCACCGTACTGATCTGATGACCATCACGAGGTACGTCCTCAACGAGCAATCTCGCCACCCTGAGTCCCGCGGCGACTTCTCCATCCTCCTCAGCCACATCGTCCTCGGTTGCAAGTTTGTTTGCTCCGCTGTTAATAAGGTCTTTTTCATGACCTATTTGATTCGAAGtattgtttttgtcttttaatTCAAGGCTTTAATGGATTTAAAGATGtgttttttaatgtgttttctcTCTCTTGCTCTGGATCAAAGAggtgtttttttaatgtgtttatcGATTCATTTGCGTTCCTCTCTCTATATCTGGAtcaaatatgtgttttttttcctgTGTTTCTGGATTCGTCTTTGCTTGTCTCTGTTTTTCTAGTTCTAAAAGTGGGGTTTTTCTAATTGTCTTTGTTGAATGGATTCATGGTTGAttgtattagttttttattgGGAACAGGCTGGGCTCGCGAAGCTCATAGGGCTTGCAGGGGAGACAAATATCCAGGCGAGTTCTTGTTATATGGTCTCCAGTCAACAAGCTCTTCTTTGATTGAACAGCAATGGAGTCATATATAAATATCGTGATTCCTGTTTCAAACTCAGGGAGAAGAGCAGAAGAAGCTGGATGTGCTCTCCAATGAGGTCTTCGTCAAGGCTTTGGTTAGCAGTGGCCGGACTGTAAGACTACacgtttttcctttctttctttcttttgattagTTTTGTAGTTTGCATTCAAACTTGGTTCATTGAAAAGTTGGGAACTTTATTGAGGAATGTGAATTTGTTGGGTCACTTTCTTTAGTGCATTCTTGTGTCTGAAGAGGATGAGGAGGCAACTTTTGTGGATCCAACTCTGCGTGGAAGGTGTTTGTTTAATTGCTTGTTGTACTTGATTTGTGATGTTTATTGTGTTTGCCAACAGGCTGGTTGATTTTTTGTGTTAGCGCAGGTACTGTGTTGTTTTTGATCCTCTTGATGGTTCTTCTAACATCGATTGTGGTGTTTCCATTGGAACGGTatgaattttcatttctttgaaatCCAATTGAATTTAGTTTAGTTTCTGCTCATATAAGCTCAGGAAAGTTTCTAGTTTCCCTCTTTTCTATGACTAGAGTGTTCCATCTTTAGATATTCGGCATTTACATGGCACAAGATAAAGATAAGGCATCTCTTGATGACGTCCTGCAACCAGGAAAGAACATGTTAGCAGCTGGATATTGCATGTATGGGAGTTCCTGTGCGGTAAAGCGATTAAAAACTCCAGTCTTCTTATCTTTGGCATTCCTTACATAGCATGTAGCCTCATGGTGACTGGAAATAACCAGACAGTAACTCACTACTTGCAATTCTTCAGTTTGTATTGAGTACAGGCAATGGTGTTAACGGATTCACTCTCGATCCGTCTCTTGGGGAGTTCATACTGACTCACCCAGATATCAAAGTTAGTGCAACTGGCGTGAATTCTTTAGAATAATTGTACATACAGCTTATTATTCCTTTCGCTTTGGTATCTATACTCAATAAACTTTTGTGCTTTTGGCCACTTTAGTGGGATATTCCATCATATATAAGAAGAATATGCCTTCACATGTTGCACTCTTACTGGTTCTCCtgtctttgtttattttataattcagaTACCGAAGAAAGGAAAGATATATTCGGTTAATGAAGGGAATGCCAAAAACTGGGATGGACCTACAGAAAAGTATGTGTGATTGAATTAAACTATGATGGTAATTTATCCCAAATTTCATACCATTTACTGCCTCATAGGTATGTGGAGAAGTGTAAGTTCCCGAAAGATGGATCACCATCAAAGTCTTTGCGATATGTCGGAAGGTAGCTATGTTTTGTGGATACTATTCTGATTGGTAAAGCTTACTAACCAGAGATTTCTATAATGCGCTCTGAGAGATGTGCCACTGCCAGATCAATATGTGTCTATTCGTAGATTACCTTATAATGAGAAATGCCTGCGCGCTGTGATTGTTTAGTTGATGAATTCAGTATCAGCGTCTTGTTAAGGAGTTGACACTAAATTTAATGGCAATAGATTTAATCTTTCAATTTGTAAACTGATATGTCAATATGAAAGATGTTAGATGAGttccttttcttctcattaTGAATTCGGTTTCTCTAATTTCTGCAGCATGGTTGCTGATGTTCATCGGACTCTGCTCTATGGAGGCATATTTTTGTATCCCGCAGACAAGAAGAGTCCAAATGGAAAACTACGGTAAGAATTTTGTTTGCATTCGATTACCTCACCAACAAATATATGATCCTTATCTATTCTTTCAAAATAACTTAGATCATTGCCCTTGGTATGAAAACAGTGTTCTGTATGAAGTGTTTCCAATGTCATTCTTAATGGAACAAGCTGGTGGACAGGCCTTCACAGGCAAGGAAAGGGTATGTTCAATTAGAAAACCTCTTATTTCATTTAATatcctttaatttttaattacttaTCCTAAtaacttttcaatattttttgcGGCGATTGTGGCCACATTGCCATTTTTGCTGCAGGCTCTGGATTTGGTACCTTCCAAGATCCATGAACGATCTCCGATATTTCTTGGCAGCTACGATGATGTTGAAGAAATCAAAGCACTCTATGCTGACGAAATCAAAGCATGATCACATCAAACACCCTCTCAAATTGCtggatttcttttgaaatgccagttatttgtttgtttttttcctttcatgtAAGCTCTGTAATGTCTGACTGCATTCTATTAAAATCTGCAGAAACATTCTCCCCTTAACAAGATCTGTTTCTTTCTTAATTATTCTGTTGAATTCCaagcatacaaaaaaaaaatcgcaATCAACCTTTTTGTAATAAACTGAAATAATTTGTTAATGTAGTAACacattcagaaaaagaaaatcacactTTATGACAATCAAACTGTTGATGAACAAATAAATGCACAACCATGAATATAATCAAAAGGGACAATGAATTCTTTTCTCCCGGGTTGAATATCTGGGAGCAAATGAAACCAAATTATTTGGCATGCGAAGGAACATCACTCTTTTATCTTCTCAAGGTCTGCAATATATACTGAGCATAAAGATCCCTGAAAAGAGCCACATTAATTTACATaatcagttaaaaaaaaaatgatggaaaattatattgttttttgagAAACAATGCTTACATTGAGTACTGTATGGCATTAACAGCAGTTTCTGCAGGCAAGAACTCATTTACAGCAACCTCTTTGTTCTCATTCTTCTTATCTAAATTTTATCCGTCAAAGATTCCAATGTAAACctcaaaaacaacaagatattACCATTCAAAGTATATGCAATGATTTTAAAGGTATAAACAAGGATACAGTCTTCAAAGAAGCGCCGTATTTCAGCAAGGCGATGAGGCGAGAGTTCACTCAGGTTATTGTAGTGACGAAACTCAGGATCATCAGCACATACTGCTATGATTTTATCATCTTTTTCTCCCTGTTTTCAGAATGATTAAtaagagtttttttgtttttttgtttttttttttttaagattgatAAAAGATTGCAGTATATGTATACCTGATCAATCATGGGCATTAGCCCAATGGCTCTAGCTCGGAGAAAACAACCTGGCAGAACTGGTTCCTGATCAAAGGAATTCAGTCATATTAAACTTagcattcatataaaaagaattagaaattaaaatgactgataaaaatttatagtaATTAATTACCTGCATAAGAACCAAGACATCCATTGGATCATTGTCTTCACAAAGAGTGCGAGGAATAAAACCATAATTGTGAGGATAAACAACAGAGGAGTATAAAATCCTATCAACCTGGAAGCATTGCAACAAATATTGAATaatctcaataataaaattaacagAATGAAAGTTGAAATCAACCTTTATTAGTCCTGTTTTCTTATCAAGCTCATACTTGACTTTGCTTCctttggtaatttccacaaccTGTAGCAAATGGATTAAAGATTTAAAAGAAAGgcaaaaatttatcaaatttttgaaGCATTATGCACAAGACAACTTACAACATTAAATACTGCAGGAGCACCTGGGCctacaagaaacaaataaagaaattaaagcaagtatAAGATTGAGTTTTGTGAAACTGAGAATAAAATGGCAAGTTATTTAAGTAAAGTGAAATACCAATTTCTAGATCATGCCAAGGATGAGCAGCAACTGATCTCCTAGACAAGGATGAGAGAATCCTTTCATTAAGCTTAGGAACTCGACGTTTCTCAACTACAGCATTCTCATTCTCTTCACTCATGTTTATAAAACTAGAAATCCAAACAAAGATcaataaacacaacaataacaaaaacaaagaatagtTCTTTTctttggagagagagagagagaccagAGAGGAGAGGAGAACAGGTGAAATTGGATGTATATAAAGGGGTTTGGTTAAGGTTAGGTGGGTACGCGGAGGAGGAGAACATGGCACGTTGCATGCTGACCATGGCCATAGGAGCCGGCGGAAAAGAAGCAACGTGCATGAAACTCTTTCCTGTCTAAAGACCGAGTTCATAGCTTGCCTTGTTGTTCATGCTGACTCAGGCAGGCGTCATACTCCATTATACAAAcccatattttatattttattgattttttaataataattaaatttttttatatacatcatATCCATTGAATTAATATAGAATCGGATacaacattaaaatatatatagcgATCCAAAAAATAGGGAGATTTTAAATACTAacttaaaatgttaaaaaaaaaaattttggcacCTTCAACAAACCTCACTTCAATTGTTATCTTTTAGGACCAATTAAAAAACCCTTTAATtagttttagaaaaaattaaaaagaaaaaaaccatatGGTTCCCCAATTATACAAGATAAGAATTGAGAATTTTCAACTTTTATCCGATACAACATTAATATATAGTGATCCAAAAAATGAGGGAGATTTTAAAGACCAACTTTaattgcttaattttttttttttacacctTCTATAAACCTCTCttcaattgttatttttaaaatcaatttaagaaaaaaccctttaattatagaaaaaaattttaaaaactttgtgGTTTCCAAATTATCCAAAATAGAGACTAGTGGGGCCTAAGAAAATTTTGTCGAAGGAGGTTGGTTGTTCATGTGAAGTCATGTGATCCCTACCATTCCATCTAGgaatttttcttaattagcAGTTGGATTCAAGCTAGAAGTACAAAGCTATGTGCCTAGAAGACAAATTGGACTTGGAATTAACAAGTTCATTAGTTTTGATTTCTCATTTTGGCAATTACAAAGTAAAAGATGATCTGTATAGCGAGAAATTGTGTCAAACTCTATTaagaaagaaacaagagaagatGGAGGACGAGGAATAGAGCCTTGTTGATCGATAGCTAGAGACATAATTCATTTGACACTAATGAAAAACATGCAGAAGAATAACATCATAGAGGTGAAAAACGTGTACGTTGGAGATGATATCTATTCTATTAGATTTGTATAAAAATTGTaaacaaacaatgaaatacTTCTCATAAAGAAGTTGTTTAACTTGGAGATGGTGCTTCAGTGGCGGCGCATATCAATGAGTTCAATACGGTTGTTTCACAATTAATATCGGTtgacatttataaattttaatgataaaaatttcATGCTTACCCTTTTGACATCCTTACCAAATGCTTGGGCGAAAGCCAATGCTATTGGATTTGCGCAGTTAACCTAAGCAGAAGACGCTGACTTGCTGAGTAGGATGAAGACTGTCCACATTAGAGAAGTTGGTGCTGAGCTAGGATTGGACTACCGTGAAGCTGGACCACATTGATGAGCCATCATTGGTCGGAGCCGTTGGCAACTTCTTTATGGCGTGTTTTGTGTCTTAGGTGTAGGAATTTGAATGGCTAAGATTCGGTTGTTATGATGGCTGTGATTGGCCAGATTTTGTTGAGTAGTTATAACTACCAAGTATGTTATGTATGCAAGTAAGATGAATGAAAGTCTTCAGCTAATATTATCTTATGTTTCTTGCTACCCTCTCTTAACCTTTGTTTCTTCTACCAGTCTCACATCActacagtggtatcagagcccgGAGGTCGGTTGCCCGTCCGACTGCACACCGGAGATGTTGTCCCTCAAAGACTGTTGCTTATCCTTCTATACAAATGGTTGAAAGTTGTAATGTTATTGAAAACACCTCCACTTCAGTCCCAGTTTTCAGAGGTGACGGGTACTCCTTATGGAGCCTTCAAATGAAAACCTTATTCAGGTTTAAAGCCTGTGGGGTATAGTAGAAAGACATTGGTGAGGTAGacgataagaagaagaagaagaagaagaagaagaagatggaggaagatgaagaggagcTGGAGGAGAGACGCAAGCTTGACGCTCACGCGCTCTACCTACTTCAAAGCTCCCTGGATGCCAAGATTTTTATTCGAATTGCTGAAGCAAACACTGCTTAGCAAGCATGGAGAATGATACAAATTAAGTATCAAGGTGATGAAAAGATAGCTACGGTGAATCTTTATGGCTTAAAGACAGATTTTGATGAGGTAAAGACGAAGAATAGGGAGAAAGTTCAAGAATACATCAGCCGTGTTCTTGATATCGTATACAAAATCAGGGTTCTTGGAGAAACTCTGGTTGAACAAGAGGTTGTTTTCAAAATCATGAGAACCCTCACCCCATACTGTTGCTATGTGGTATCATCCATCCTGAAAGGGAATGATATCAAAACACTAACAGTGGAGAAACTGAGTGGGTCCTTGAAGAGCCATGAAGCTATTCTTGCATTATCAACAACTGATGAAAAAGTTAAAGCCCTGCAGGCTGAAGCTACACCATCCTGGGCCGGTGAAAATAGCAACTCAGGAGGACGAGGCAAAGGGAGAGCTTCCTTCAGAGGTCACTTCAAAGGAAGAGGACAAGGTAGAAGTACTGATCGAGCCTATCTTCAGTGTCACATATGCAAGAAATATGGGAATGTGAAGGCACAATGTTGGTATAGAGAGAGTGACACCAACGTGACTGAGAAGGAACCGGTTGTTGAAGAGCAAAAGCAGTTCATGGCCAGTGGAGGAGGATGTGTTGAAGTATCGTGGGTGTGGCTCATCAACAGTGGGTGCTCCAATCATATGAGTGGCATAAGAGAGCATTTCCATGATCTTGATGAGAATATTCAGCAAGTGGTGAGGCTTGGAGATGGGAAGACCATCAAGGTTGAAGGTGTTGGAACTGTTAAGTTTCAAACAAACAATGGGAAAATAAAGTACTTAAAAGAAGTTCAATTTGTCCCACAATTAGCCCACAATTTGCTTAGTGTGGGTCAACTCATTCTCACGGGCTACACTGTAACCTTGTTAAACAAGGAGTGCACCATTTTTGATCAAGAGGGAGACACTGTGCTCGTTAAAGTTCCTATGGGTACTCATAGGCTTTTCTCCCTTGAAGTTGAAGACATAGGTGCAGCACATGTTACAAGACAACAGTCATCATCCACTTCATTATGGCACAAATGATTTGGTTATCTCAACTGTGGGAGTCTTCATAGGATGGTTAAAATGAAGATGGTGCTCGGTATGCCTCCCATAACTACAACGGATAAATGTGAACGGTGCTTGGAAGGAAAGCTCACCAAGCATTCATTTCCAAAGGGCCTAGCATGAAGAGCAAAGGCTGCACTTGAACTCATTCATGGAGATCTAGTCGGTCCAATGCAAGCACAATCAGCAGGAGGCAATAGGTATCTATTTTTACTCACTGATGACTTTTCTAGGTTTAGCTGGGCCTACTTTATTAACTTGAAGGGAGAAGCATTGAAGTACTTCAAACAATTCAACACATTAGTGGAAAAGTAGTTGTCTTTGCAAGTTAAAGCTTTTAGAACCGACAGAGGTGGTGAATTTCTTTCGAAGGAGTTCAAAGCCTATTGCAAAGACCATGGTATAGCTAGACAATTCACAACTCCATACACACCCCAACAGAATGGGGTAGTTGAGCGAAAGAATTAGACGGTCATTGAGATGAGCCGATGCATGTTGCTGGAGATGAACTAGCCCACCAAAACTGGGCCGAAGCTGTGGCTGCTGCCGTTTATGTGCTGAATCGGAGTTTCACCAGTGCAATAGAAGATTGCACTCCATATGAGAAGCTTACTAGAGAAAAACTGGTTGTAGACCACCTTAGTGTCTTTGACTGTGTGGCATACATGCTCATAGACTCTCAACCTCGGGGAAAGTTTAAAGCAAATGCAGATCGGTGCGTGCTTCTAGGCTACAGCTTTAAGTCCAAGGCATATCGACTTTTGCATCCCTCCACAGGAAAAATCACTATTAGTGCACAGGTTTCATTTTGTGAAACAACCAAGTGGGAATTGGAATACTGTCAAAGATTCCATCCAAGATTCTACAGTTGAAGTCAATGAAGACAGCAGCACAGCATCCTGACAGAAGGGGTCAATACCCACTAATTGAACTATTGCTAACTCAGCAAGTGAAGAAAAAGGAGACAATAGGACCTGAAAGCGACACTTATTGTAAGAGGTACAGGTTGTTAACTAATGTGAATGAAGAGTGTTTTTTTGCATTTGCAGCTAGTGATCCTACCAACTATGCGACGGCAAGCAAATTCAAGGAGTGGGATCAAGCCATGAAAGAAGAAATTCATTTCATTATAAAGAATAATACTTGGGAGCTCACCACTCTACCCAAACGAAAGCAAGCTGTTTGCCTCAAGTGGGTCttcaaatccaaatataatgcaGATGGGACCCTGAACAAGAGAAAGGCTAGACTTGTAGCCAAAGGATACTCTCAAGTAAAGGGGGTGGACTTCACAGAGGTATACTCTCCTGTTGCTAGATTGGAGACCATAAGAATTATTCTGGCTTTGGGAGCACAACAAGGATAGGAGATTCACCAACTTGATGTCAAGTCGGCATTCCTCAATGGTGAGCTCTATAAGGAGGTTTTTGTCCAACAACTTGAAGGGTTCACTATTGCAGGGAGCGAGGAAAAAGTATACAAACTCAAGAAAGCATTGTATGGCTTGAAACAAGCACCACGAGAGCTTGGTATTCGAAGATACATCTTCATTTCCTCAAGATGCTGTTTGAGAGAAGCAGCAATGAGCCCACTTTCTTGAAACAGAGGCTTGAAGGTCAAGGAGTTCTTATTCTATtcatatatgttgatgatataataTATCTAAGCAATTCTCAGGATATGCTGCTCAAGTTCAAAGTGGAGATGATGAAGGCATTCAAAACGACCGATCTAGGACTTCTTACATATTTTCTAGGTCTCGAAGTATCACAGCTGAAGAAGGAGATCAAGGTTTGTTAAAGAAGGTATACTGAGACTCTATTAAAGGATTGTGGGATATTCCAATGTAGGGGCCCGCCTACTCCTCTGAATGTAAGTGAAAAACTCCAGCAAGAGGACGGTATAGCTCCTGCAAATGCGGAGAGGTATAGAAGAATGGTAGGTGGACTCTTGTACCTCACACACACGTCCGGACATACAATTCACAGTTAGAGTCATGGCCAGATTCACTCGAAGTCCAACTGAGCATCACATGGGTGCAGTGAAGCAAATTATGCATTACATATCAGGCTCCTTAAGCTTGGGACTAAGTTACAAGCAAGTGCCAGAGTTCAAGCTGAGTGGGTACAAAAACAGTGACTTTGGGGGAGTTTAGATGATAGGAAGAGCACAATAGGTTGGGTCTTTCACTTGGGTTCAGCGGTTGTATCCTGGAGTTCGAAGAAGCAGGATGTTGTGGCCTTATCCAGCACCAAAGCTGAGTGCATGACTGCCGGTTCTATTGCATGCTAGGCTGTTTGGCTGCGGAGGATCTTGGAAGATCTTGATCAAAAGCAGGAGCAAGCGACCACCATATACTGTGACAACAAGTCTGCAATATTGCTTGCTAAACATCCCGCGCAATATGGGAGACCAAGCATGTCGACATTCAATTCCATTTCATCCGCGACCTAGTTGCAAAGGAATCCATCAATTGATTCACTGCGGGATTCACGAGAAAGCAGACATTTTTACAAAGTCTCTCATGGTACAGAAGCATGAAATATTGAGAACTAATCTTGGGATAACTGAGCAAGGAGAGGGTGTTAGATTTGCGCAATCAACCCAAATAGAAGACGTTGACTTGCTGAGTAGGATGAAGACTTTCCACGTTGGAGAAGCTGGTGCTGAGCTAGGATTAGAATACCGTGAAGTTGGACCACATTGATAAGCCATCATTGGTCGGCGCCGTTGGCCGCTTCTTTATGGTGTGTTTTGTGTCTTAGGTGTAGGAATTTGAATGGCTAAGATTCGGTTGTTATGATGGCTGTGATTGGCCAGATTTTGTTGAGTAGTTATAACTACCAAGTATGTTATGTATGCAAGTAAGATGAATGAAAGTCTTCAGCTAATATTATCCTACATTGTTCTTGCTATCCTCTCTTAACCTTTGTTTCTTCTACTAGCCTCACATCACTACAAATGCCAGTAGTGGTTAAATTCTATCAATAAAAGGAAAGCTAAACCTACGATTCAATGATGTCAAGAACATGGTTCTTGCTGAAAGTTCAAAAGATGAATTAGGCTAAAAGATCATCACTGAATTCTGATTTAAATCTCGAGAATAAGGGTAAGAGAGGTGAGAAAAATTCTAATCAATAACACAGAAGGTCCAAGTcaaggaaaggaagaagaataaatatgaGGAATTGTCTATCACTAAAAAGGATGATAATAAGAACAACACCAATGTGGTAAATGAGAAGGTACTAGATGGTTTACTATTATCTATTGATAGTGTTAGTGCAAAAGCAAGTTAgttggcatcatttgacaccaagtcaagatgatgtggcaacaACGAGGATGTGGTGAATCAAGGTGATGTGGCAAGCTTGGTGGCATGGCAAGATGACTTGGCATGCAGGACATGAAGAGGATTTTTGTGAGATCAAAGCTATATTTGGAGAAGCTATATAAGGCAAGTGGGTTGTAATTTGAAGTGCAAGGAATGACCATGTAAAGGGCAAAGCCAAATGAAGACTCAATAATCTCTAAATTAGAAAGAAGCTATTTATGGGGGGAGGGTCTACTTGAAGACACTAGCTAATATAAAGAAgattgtgaagaccaaacttggatgaatgaagaccAAACTTAGAAATATAAAGattgaagaaacaaacttagatgaataaagatcaagtttggaagatCATGAAGGCTGAACTTGAATGACTTGGAGATTAGGTTTAGTGAAAGATTtgaatatcattaattaaagaGTATATTTGCTATGATGGAGACGCACCATGGGGTGCGACCCTTGTGA from Dioscorea cayenensis subsp. rotundata cultivar TDr96_F1 unplaced genomic scaffold, TDr96_F1_v2_PseudoChromosome.rev07_lg8_w22 25.fasta BLBR01000375.1, whole genome shotgun sequence encodes:
- the LOC120254186 gene encoding uncharacterized protein LOC120254186, with product MIQIKYQGDEKIATVNLYGLKTDFDEVKTKNREKVQEYISRVLDIVYKIRVLGETLVEQEVVFKIMRTLTPYCCYVVSSILKGNDIKTLTVEKLSGSLKSHEAILALSTTDEKVKALQAEATPSWAGENSNSGGRGKGRASFRGHFKGRGQGRSTDRAYLQCHICKKYGNVKAQCWYRESDTNVTEKEPVVEEQKQFMASGGGCVEVSWVWLINSGCSNHMSGIREHFHDLDENIQQVVRLGDGKTIKVEGVGTVKFQTNNGKIKYLKEVQFVPQLAHNLLSVGQLILTGYTVTLLNKECTIFDQEGDTVLVKVPMGTHRLFSLEVEDIGAAHVTRQQSSSTSLWHK
- the LOC120254192 gene encoding soluble inorganic pyrophosphatase yields the protein MSEENENAVVEKRRVPKLNERILSSLSRRSVAAHPWHDLEIGPGAPAVFNVVVEITKGSKVKYELDKKTGLIKVDRILYSSVVYPHNYGFIPRTLCEDNDPMDVLVLMQEPVLPGCFLRARAIGLMPMIDQGEKDDKIIAVCADDPEFRHYNNLSELSPHRLAEIRRFFEDYKKNENKEVAVNEFLPAETAVNAIQYSMDLYAQYILQTLRR
- the LOC120254187 gene encoding uncharacterized protein LOC120254187; this translates as MHVAGDELAHQNWAEAVAAAVYVLNRSFTSAIEDCTPYEKLTREKLVVDHLSVFDCVAYMLIDSQPRGKFKANADRCVLLGYSFKSKLKSMKTAAQHPDRRGQYPLIELLLTQQVKKKETIGPESDTYCKRYRLLTNVNEECFFAFAASDPTNYATASKFKEWDQAMKEEIHFIIKNNTWELTTLPKRKQAVCLKWVFKSKYNADGTLNKRKARLVAKGYSQVKGVDFTEVYSPVARLETIRIILALGAQQG
- the LOC120254191 gene encoding fructose-1,6-bisphosphatase, cytosolic; amino-acid sequence: MDHAADAHRTDLMTITRYVLNEQSRHPESRGDFSILLSHIVLGCKFVCSAVNKAGLAKLIGLAGETNIQGEEQKKLDVLSNEVFVKALVSSGRTCILVSEEDEEATFVDPTLRGRYCVVFDPLDGSSNIDCGVSIGTIFGIYMAQDKDKASLDDVLQPGKNMLAAGYCMYGSSCAFVLSTGNGVNGFTLDPSLGEFILTHPDIKIPKKGKIYSVNEGNAKNWDGPTEKYVEKCKFPKDGSPSKSLRYVGSMVADVHRTLLYGGIFLYPADKKSPNGKLRVLYEVFPMSFLMEQAGGQAFTGKERALDLVPSKIHERSPIFLGSYDDVEEIKALYADEIKA